A section of the Triticum dicoccoides isolate Atlit2015 ecotype Zavitan chromosome 7A, WEW_v2.0, whole genome shotgun sequence genome encodes:
- the LOC119334212 gene encoding histone H2A-like, translated as MDVSATGAGAKAKKGAAGRKAGGPRKKSVSRSVKAGLQFPVGRIGRYLKKGRYAQRVGTGAPVYLAAVLEYLAAELLELAGNAAKDNKKSRIIPRHLLLAVRNDEELGKLLAGVTIAHGGVVPKINPVLLPKRTAEKVPKEGKSPKKAAKSPKKA; from the coding sequence ATGGACGTCTCAGCCACCGGAGCAGGCGCGAAGGCCAAGAAGGGAGCCGCAGGGCGCAAGGCGGGCGGCCCCAGGAAGAAGTCGGTGTCGAGGTCCGTCAAGGCCGGGCTCCAGTTCCCGGTTGGCCGCATCGGGCGGTACCTCAAGAAGGGCCGCTACGCGCAGCGCGTTGGCACGGGCGCCCCCGTCTACCTCGCggccgtcctcgagtacctcgCCGCCGAGCTGCTGGAGCTCGCCGGCAACGCCGCCAAGGACAACAAGAAGAGCCGCATCATCCCGAGGCACCTGCTGCTCGCCGTCAGGAACGACGAGGAGCTCGGGAAGCTGCTGGCCGGCGTCACCATCGCGCACGGCGGCGTCGTGCCCAAGATCAACCCGGTGCTGCTCCCCAAGCGGACGGCGGAGAAGGTGCCCAAGGAGGGCAAGTCGCCCAAGAAGGCCGCCAAGTCCCCCAAGAAGGCTTAG